In the Ignavibacteriota bacterium genome, one interval contains:
- a CDS encoding helix-hairpin-helix domain-containing protein, with translation MKYFEKLRLLIGFTPNEGKIVFFLIGAFLVGGTLNLLGVSTEQPPQFDYSSIDSEFKSKANLLNASNDNGDSVHNETGNNSTHQSVKNLNDTIPVNINTATKEELMKLPGVGEAVAERIIMYREERGVFKSAKELLKVKGIGEKKFEALKPMIKIEK, from the coding sequence ATGAAATATTTCGAGAAGTTACGTCTGCTTATCGGCTTCACCCCTAACGAAGGAAAAATTGTTTTCTTTCTAATCGGAGCGTTTCTTGTCGGGGGTACATTGAATCTTCTCGGAGTATCAACGGAACAACCGCCACAGTTTGATTATTCTTCCATTGATTCTGAGTTCAAAAGCAAGGCAAATCTTCTCAACGCTTCAAATGATAACGGAGATTCAGTTCACAATGAAACGGGAAACAATTCAACACATCAAAGTGTAAAGAACCTGAACGATACTATTCCGGTCAATATCAACACAGCAACAAAAGAAGAATTGATGAAACTTCCCGGAGTAGGTGAAGCAGTCGCCGAGAGAATTATCATGTACAGGGAGGAGAGGGGAGTATTCAAATCAGCGAAGGAATTGTTGAAAGTAAAGGGAATCGGTGAAAAGAAATTTGAAGCGCTCAAACCAATGATTAAGATTGAGAAGTAA
- the dnaJ gene encoding molecular chaperone DnaJ, whose protein sequence is MAKRDYYEILGLNRGVSQDEIKKAYRQAAMKYHPDRNPNNKDAEEKFKEATEAYEVLSDNDKRARYDRFGHEGMKPGMDFHGYRDVNDIFVNFQDIFGQAFGGSMFGDVFNQGRGRGRTVSGIPGSDLKIRLKLSFEEIATGIEKKLKVKRYVGCEMCNGSGAKAGSSKTTCHVCGGSGEIRQANRTIFGQFVNISTCHQCDGEGEIVKEHCSKCRGEGRVQGESTVKVTIPAGVAEGNYIQLEGQGNSGQRGGPAGDLIVLIEEERHPLFVRNGEDVVLDLLISYPDAVLGTEVEIPTLYGKALLSIDAGTQSGRYLRMKDKGFPRLRGYGKGDQLVRVNVWVPTKINSKEKDLLKQMNASENIKPKEGDKSANAERSFFEKMKNIFK, encoded by the coding sequence ATGGCAAAACGCGACTATTATGAAATCCTCGGACTGAATCGCGGGGTCTCACAGGATGAAATCAAAAAAGCCTACCGGCAGGCGGCAATGAAATATCATCCCGACAGGAATCCGAATAACAAAGATGCGGAGGAAAAATTCAAAGAAGCAACGGAAGCGTACGAAGTCTTGAGCGATAACGACAAGCGCGCACGTTACGACCGCTTCGGTCACGAAGGCATGAAGCCGGGAATGGACTTCCATGGTTACAGGGATGTGAATGATATCTTTGTGAATTTTCAGGATATTTTCGGACAGGCGTTTGGTGGTAGTATGTTCGGAGATGTTTTTAATCAGGGGCGAGGAAGAGGAAGAACGGTGAGCGGAATTCCCGGCTCGGATTTAAAAATTCGCTTGAAGTTATCATTTGAAGAAATCGCGACAGGCATCGAGAAAAAGTTGAAAGTAAAACGCTATGTTGGATGTGAGATGTGTAACGGTTCGGGAGCGAAAGCGGGAAGTTCAAAAACAACCTGCCATGTGTGTGGTGGTTCGGGGGAAATTCGTCAGGCTAATCGAACCATCTTCGGTCAGTTTGTTAATATTTCTACATGTCATCAATGCGATGGTGAAGGAGAAATTGTAAAAGAACATTGCTCGAAATGTCGCGGCGAGGGGAGAGTGCAAGGTGAATCTACGGTGAAAGTAACAATACCGGCAGGTGTTGCGGAGGGAAATTATATTCAATTGGAGGGGCAAGGAAATTCAGGGCAACGTGGCGGACCTGCAGGAGATTTAATAGTTCTCATCGAGGAAGAACGTCACCCCTTGTTTGTCAGAAACGGCGAAGATGTTGTGCTTGATTTACTGATAAGTTATCCCGATGCGGTACTTGGGACAGAAGTAGAAATACCGACATTGTATGGCAAGGCATTGTTATCAATTGATGCGGGAACACAATCGGGAAGATATTTGCGCATGAAAGATAAAGGATTCCCGCGACTTCGTGGATATGGAAAAGGCGACCAACTTGTGCGTGTCAATGTTTGGGTCCCGACGAAAATCAATTCCAAAGAAAAAGATTTGTTAAAACAAATGAATGCCTCGGAGAATATCAAACCGAAAGAGGGTGACAAATCCGCAAATGCAGAGAGAAGTTTTTTTGAGAAAATGAAAAACATCTTCAAGTGA